In the Pectinatus sottacetonis genome, GAGTATTTCATGAAACAAAAACATGCTGATATCCTGGTGGGGGGAGTAAAAGAACGTCCTCTGGCATATAAACTGGGTATTGCCTTTTGCGATCACAACCATGAAAGAAAACATGCGCTTGGTGGTTATGAAGGTGTAGAGAACTTTACTAAAGAAATTAATTTGAGTATAAATAGTCCTGTGTGGGATTATATGACGGCTATATAAATAAAGATAATAATATATTCATTTGGTATAGAGAGAAAGGAAGGGCGGTCATGGAAAATGCCGTTAATTTAAATATAAATCCCTGCAAAATGTGCGTGCCATTGGGTTCTGTAACAGCATTGTACGGTATCGCCCGCTGTATGTCCATTCTGCACGGATCACAAGGGTGCAGTACATATATAAGGCGCCATATGGCAACCCATTATAATGAGCCGGTTGACATTGCATCTTCTTCGCTCACAGAAGAAGGAACAGTTTTTGGTGGAGAAAAAAATCTTGTAACAGGACTGGAAAATTTAATAAGACTTTATGAACCGGAAGTCATTGGAGTATCAACGACCTGTCTGGCGGAAACGATCGGCGAAGATGTTCCGGCCATAATAAAAAAGTTTTATGAAAAACATCCTGAATGTAAAGCCAAGATCATTCCTATATCCTCTCCCAGTTATGCAGGCACCCATTTTGACGGATTCTTTCGGGCGTTAAGAGCTGTAGTGCAATATGCTGATATGGATACCAGTAAAAATAATAAGATCAATATAGTAACAGGTATGATATCACCTGCTGATACCAGAGAGCTGAAAGATTTATTGGAAATTATGGGGATTGATTATATCCTTTTACCTGATTTGTCAGATAATCTTGACGGTATACATGTAGATAAATATGACCGCTTGCCCAAGGGAGGCACTCCGCTAAGTGAGATAGCAAAAATGGCAGGGGCAAAATATACAATAGAATTATCGACGTTCAATACAGAAGAATTTTCTCCGGCGGTTTATTTAAATAAGAAATATGATATACCTTATTGTCGGCTTGATCTGCCAATAGGTCTGAAAGCAACAGATGCTTTGGTCAGCAAACTTAAAGAATTAGGTGGGGAAGTGCCGGAAAAACTAAGGGCGCAGCGTGGACGTTATCTTGATGCAATGGTAGATTCACACAAATATAATGCCATCGGTCGGGCGGCAATATTTGGAGAACCGGATTTTGTCAAAGGAATGGTGAACTTATGCTGTGAAAATGGAGTGATTCCGGTGTTGTGTGCTACTGGTTCAGTATGCCATACGTTTACCGATGTACTGGAAAAGCAGGTAAAAACAGCAGCAGATCTTCAATTTGTAGATAAAACTGCCATAGAAGATGATGCAGATTTTACAATGATCGAAAATCATGTAGTTGGCTGCGGAGCAAATATAATGATTGGCAGTGGTGATGGATACAGAATTGAAGAAAAAACAAAAGTACCATTGATTCGCTGCACTTTTCCGATACATGACCGTGTAGGAGGACAACGAGTACAGATGATGGGGTATGCAGGGTCTATGAAAATTCTTGATAATATAGCAAATACCCTTTTGGCAAGACTCGAAACCGGTTATAGACAGGAAATCTATACAAAGTATTTTCATAATGGGACACCAGAAAAAATCCAGGAAAATAAAATTGTTGATATAAACAAACGGCATGTTTTACAGGAAAAAACTCTAAAACATCCCTGCTTTACCTGTGGAAGCGGGCAGTATGCCAGAATACATCTGCCGATAGCACCAAAGTGTAATATCCAGTGCAACTATTGTGTACGCAAATATGACTGCCCTAATGAAAGCC is a window encoding:
- the nifB gene encoding nitrogenase cofactor biosynthesis protein NifB, giving the protein MENAVNLNINPCKMCVPLGSVTALYGIARCMSILHGSQGCSTYIRRHMATHYNEPVDIASSSLTEEGTVFGGEKNLVTGLENLIRLYEPEVIGVSTTCLAETIGEDVPAIIKKFYEKHPECKAKIIPISSPSYAGTHFDGFFRALRAVVQYADMDTSKNNKINIVTGMISPADTRELKDLLEIMGIDYILLPDLSDNLDGIHVDKYDRLPKGGTPLSEIAKMAGAKYTIELSTFNTEEFSPAVYLNKKYDIPYCRLDLPIGLKATDALVSKLKELGGEVPEKLRAQRGRYLDAMVDSHKYNAIGRAAIFGEPDFVKGMVNLCCENGVIPVLCATGSVCHTFTDVLEKQVKTAADLQFVDKTAIEDDADFTMIENHVVGCGANIMIGSGDGYRIEEKTKVPLIRCTFPIHDRVGGQRVQMMGYAGSMKILDNIANTLLARLETGYRQEIYTKYFHNGTPEKIQENKIVDINKRHVLQEKTLKHPCFTCGSGQYARIHLPIAPKCNIQCNYCVRKYDCPNESRPGVTTEILSPQEAFDKYMLVKKRVPNLTVVGIAGPGDALANFEQTRQTLQMIRQADDKVTFCLSTNGLMLPQYAQDIIDLGVTHVTVTLNAVDPKIGAKIYKHVDYMGMRYTGESAAGILLGNQLNGIRYLTRHGIICKINIVMLKGINEEHIVDIVKKVKDLGCEITNIMQLIPVKGSAFQDMPLVSNKEITQMRKKCGEHMKQMYHCKQCRADAIGTLGNDLSIEYRKCTGTVNDAADKDKMYRFAVATKSGMLVDNHFGHANEFYIYESNGSQVRFIEKRNVEKYCVGKELCDDKMDKIEKIILAIKDCAAVITLRIGTSPQKRLEQEKIDVIVTYDRIENAVKKAALAKKNTGELLDTAL